The Streptomyces sp. NBC_00435 nucleotide sequence GGCGGTCTCCCTCGCCCCCCTGGAGGCGCGGGCGTCCTACCTGGGAGTGGCGGGCATGTCCCAGTCCGTGCAGAAGTCCGCCGGGCCGCTGCTCCTGACGGGCGCCGTGATGGCCGCGGGACCGGCGGGCTGGCTCGCCCTCGGGGCGGCGGTGGCGGGCCTGTCGGTCCTGCAACGGCGGTCGAGCGTACGGCGGCTGGCCGCACTGGAGGCACCGCGCGCCGTGGCCGGGCACGGCCGCGCGGGTCTTCCCGTACAGCCGGCGGCGAGCCTGTCCGAGCCGGCCTAGGGCCAGTCGGCGCGCGGCAGACGGAAGTTCGACGACAGGACCCAGGACCTCACTGGCCCACCCTGCCGTCGACGCACTCGCGCAGCAGGTCCGCGTGCCCGCAGTGCCGGGCGTACTCGTCGATCCGGTGCACCATCAGCTCCCGTACCGCGATCCCGTCCTTGCCCACCCGCTCGCCCAGGTCCGGATGCCCCGCCAGGGCCGCGTCGGTGGCCGCCTGCTCGCGCTCCAGGTCGCGGTACGCGGAGTCGACCACGGCCTGCTCGGCCACGGCTCCGTGGAAATCCGCGTCACGCGCGCCGTACAGCTTCGGCAGTGGATCGCCGTCGGTGATCCAGTTGCGCCAGTCCCGTTCCACCTCGGCCAGGTGGCGGACCAGGCCGAGCAGCGACATCGTCGACGGCGGGACCGACCGGCGGGCCAGTTGCTCCGCGTCCAGGCCCTCGCACTTCATCCGCAGCGTCAAGCGGTAGCCCGACAGGAAGTCGTCCAGCGTCGCGAGCTCGCCTTCCGGACCGGGTCCGGTGCCATGGTTGTCGCGGGGGTCGTCGTCCGGGTCGGCCCACATGTCGGGGTAGACGCTCGCCTGGGTCCATCGTGCGGGTTGATCAGTCATGCGCCCCATGGTCGTCCGTGGCGGCCGGGCCCGCCAATGGGTTTGTCGGCGGATCCGCCGGGCCCGCGTACGCTCTTCCCCGTGCCGTCCTCCCGCCCCCACCGCGTCGCCGTGCTCGTCCTCGAAGGTGCCAAACCCCTCGACGTCGGCATCCCCGCGCAGGTGTTCTCGAACCGCGCGAGCATGCCCTACGAGGTGCGGGTGTGCGGCGCGGCACCCGGGCTGGTGACCGGTGGTGACGGTCTGTCGTACTCCGTGGCCCACGGCCTCGACGCGCTCGCGTGGGCCGACACCGTCTTCGTGCCCGGCTACCGGTTCCCCGACCGCGAGGACCCGCCGCAGGCCGTGCTCGACGCGCTGGTCGCCGCCCACGACCGGGGAGCACGCCTGGCCGCCATCTCCACGGGAGCCTTCGCACTCGCCGCCACTGGCCTGCTCGACGGCAGGCGCGCCACCACGCACTGGCACTACACGCGGGCCCTCGCGGCGAAACGGCCGCTGGTCCGGGTCGACGAGAACGTCCTGTTCGTCGACGAGGGCAGCATCCTGACCTCCGCCGGCGCCGCCTCGGGCATCGACCTGTGCCTGCACATACTGCGCCGCGACCTCGGGGTGGCCGCCTCGAACCACACGGCCCGGCGGCTGGTCGCGGCCCCCTACCGCAGCGGCGGCCAGGCGCAGTACGTGCCGCGCAGCGTGCCCGAGCCGCTCGGCGAACGGTTCGCCGCCACGCGCGAATGGGCGCTGCACCGGCTCGGCGAGGCCCTCACCCTGGAGGTGCTCGCCCGGCACGCGGCGGTGTCGCCGCGCACGTTCTCGCGGCGCTTCGCGGACGACACCGGGTACACGCCCATGCAGTGGGTGATGCGTGCCCGCATCGACGTGGCCCGCGAACTGCTGGAGCGTTCGGAGCGGAGCGTCGAGCAGATCGCCGCGGACGTCGGCCTCGGTACCGGCGCGAACCTGCGGCTGCACTTCCAGCACATCCTGCGCACTTCGCCGAGCGAGTACCGGCGCACCTTCGCCCAGGGGGAGTGACCGCGCCCCCGCGCTCCCCTGCCTCCGAGCCACCACCCCCTGGCGCGATCCTTGCGGACAGTGGCGATCGCGCCGCTGTCACTGGCGTCCGCCGCGCGCGAACCTGGAGTCGAACCCAAGGGACAGGGAGACACACCATGACTCGCATCGCCATCAACGGATTCGGCCGCATCGGACGCAACGTGCTGCGCGCGCTGCTCGAGCGCGACAGCGCCCTCGAGATCGTCGCGGTCAACGACCTGACCGAGCCCGCCACGCTCGCGCGCCTGCTCGCCTACGACACGACCTCCGGCCGGCTCGGCCGCCCGGTGACCGTCGACGGGGACGTCCTCGTCGTCGAAGGCCGCCGCATCAAGGTGCTTGCCGAGCGCGAACCGGCGCAGCTGCCCTGGGCCGAGCTCGGCGTCGACATCGTGCTCGAGGCGACCGGCCGCTTCACCTCAGCCAAGGCCGCCCGAGCCCACATCGACGCCGGTGCCAAGCGGGTACTCGTCAGCGCGCCCGCGGACGGCGCCGACATCACGCTCGCGTACGGGGTGAACAGCGACTCCTACGACCCGGAGCTGCACACGATCGTCTCGAACGCCTCGTGCACGACGAACGCGCTCGCTCCGCTGGCCGCGGTGCTCGACGACCTCGCCG carries:
- the gap gene encoding type I glyceraldehyde-3-phosphate dehydrogenase; amino-acid sequence: MTRIAINGFGRIGRNVLRALLERDSALEIVAVNDLTEPATLARLLAYDTTSGRLGRPVTVDGDVLVVEGRRIKVLAEREPAQLPWAELGVDIVLEATGRFTSAKAARAHIDAGAKRVLVSAPADGADITLAYGVNSDSYDPELHTIVSNASCTTNALAPLAAVLDDLAGIEHGFMTTVHAYTQEQNLQDGPHRDPRRARAAAVNIVPTTTGAAKAIGLVLPNLDGKLSGDSIRVPVPVGSIVELNTTVARDVTREDVLEAYRTAAQGPLAGVLEYSEDPLVSSDITGNPASSIFDSALTRVEGRHIKVVAWYDNEWGFSNRVIDTLELLATR
- a CDS encoding DinB family protein is translated as MGRMTDQPARWTQASVYPDMWADPDDDPRDNHGTGPGPEGELATLDDFLSGYRLTLRMKCEGLDAEQLARRSVPPSTMSLLGLVRHLAEVERDWRNWITDGDPLPKLYGARDADFHGAVAEQAVVDSAYRDLEREQAATDAALAGHPDLGERVGKDGIAVRELMVHRIDEYARHCGHADLLRECVDGRVGQ
- a CDS encoding GlxA family transcriptional regulator, with protein sequence MGLSADPPGPRTLFPVPSSRPHRVAVLVLEGAKPLDVGIPAQVFSNRASMPYEVRVCGAAPGLVTGGDGLSYSVAHGLDALAWADTVFVPGYRFPDREDPPQAVLDALVAAHDRGARLAAISTGAFALAATGLLDGRRATTHWHYTRALAAKRPLVRVDENVLFVDEGSILTSAGAASGIDLCLHILRRDLGVAASNHTARRLVAAPYRSGGQAQYVPRSVPEPLGERFAATREWALHRLGEALTLEVLARHAAVSPRTFSRRFADDTGYTPMQWVMRARIDVARELLERSERSVEQIAADVGLGTGANLRLHFQHILRTSPSEYRRTFAQGE